The DNA region TCAGGTCGGTCATAAGCGCCTTGATATCCTTGTAGGAGACATATTTGCTTGAATTCCTGAGCTGATGAATGATACAGTTCTGGATATCAGTTTTCGGAAATACAGCCTCTATGCTATTCGCAGAACGGCAGCTTCTAATATATACAATACAGGCGCAGGAATAAAGCTGACTGCTGACATTCTTGGTCACGATTCAATAGATTCATCTACACACTATGTAAAGGTGGATTTTGAATCACTAAGATCGCTATGCTGTGAATGGCCTGAAAAGGAGGCGGCAGAATGAATTCAAATAAACTCAACCGTCAGCTTAATGAATATCTGGATTATAAACACAGTCTCGGATTTAAACTTGAACACGAAGAATGCGTTCTCAGGAATTTTGCAGCTTATACACTTGCTGTTGGATATATGGGAAGTCTTACCTGTAATATTGTTCTTGACTGGATCGCTTCCAGTTCCAAAAGTGATAAAACAAAGGGGCGAAACACTCCGATGTACTATCATACTACAATCTTCTTCTTGATGAACGAGGTCTGAAACAGAACACCATAGACAACATCCATACTGTTCTTCATCAGGTGTTAGATTTGGCAGTGCAGGACGGTTATCTCAGGACTAACCCCTCAACCAATGCGCTAAGACATATCAAGCAGGCGAGAAATACTGAAAATGAAAAGAAACGTGCCCTGACCCGTGAGGAACAGGATATTTTTCTGAACTACCTTTCCCGAAACGGGAAGTATCATCAATGGTATCCTATTTTCTACATAATGCTCAACACGGGTATGAGGGTAGGCGAAATAACAGGGTTACGCTGGGAAGACGTTGATCTCGACGAAGGATTCATCAGCGTAAACCACATGCTGGTGTATTACAACCATAAGGAGAACGGATGCTATTTCAACATACATACACCAAAGACTAGGGCAGGGGAAAGAACGATACCTATTCTAAATGGCGTAAAAGAGGCTTTTATGCAGGAAGAACACTTCCGGCATGAAGCCGGGATCAAATGTACTGCAGAGATAGATGGTTACACAGATTTTGTGTTCGTCAATCGTTTCGGAAATGTACATAATCAGGGTACACTGAATAAGGCTATCCGCCGTATCTCACGTGACTGCAACGAAGAGATTTAGCCAAGTCAAGGGGAAAAGCGAATGTCACACTGCTACCAAGATTCAGCTGTCATTCACTCAGGCACACTTTCGCCACACGTCTGTGTGAGTCAGGAGTTAACATCAAGGTCATTCAGGACGTATTAGGTCATGCAGATTTCAATACCACGATGAACATCTATACAGATGCCACCAAGGATCTGAAGCAGAGAGAGTTTAAGGAATTTGATTGTTTTCTTAATGACGACGGTGATGAGGATGAATAAGAAATCACCGATGTGTTCACTGCAACACATCGGTGATTTTTTTATACACTGTTATTTATAATCTTCAATTTGATGCGAATTTGATGTTTTGATGCAAAAAAATGTAATTTTGGCACCTCAAAACCCGCCTAAATACGCACTTTTATCAGTCGATGGACTTCATCGTCGGGAACAGCAGAACATCTCTGATAGCTGGTGAATTTGTCAGCAGCATAACAAGTCTGTCGATGCCGTAGCCGATACCACCCGTGGGAGGCATACCTATCTCCAAAGCACGCAGGAAGTCTTCGTCGGTGCGGTTTGCTTCTTCATCGCCGCTGCTGAGAGCTTCTTCCTGTGCCTTGAAACGCTCGCGCTGATCGATGGGGTCATTCAGCTCGCTGTATGCGTTGCACATCTCCCAGCCATTGATAAACAGCTCAAAACGCTCAACATAATCAGGCGCATCGGGCTTCTTCTTGGTCAGGGGGCTGATCTCGATGGGGTGATCCATGATGAATGTAGGCTGGATCAGGTGCTCCTCAACATACTCCTCAAAGAAGAGATTGAGTATATCGCCTCTCTTGTGTCTGTCCTCGAACTCGATGTGACGCTCCTTAGCCAGTGCCTTAGCTTCCTCAGTGGTCTTGATCTCATTGAAATCAACGCCTGCATACTTCTTGACAGCATCGATCATAGTGAGTCTCTCAAAAGGCTTGCCTAGGTCGATCTCGTGTTCACCGTAGGGGATGGTTGTTCCGCCGCAAACAGTTTCAGCCAGATGTCTGAACATATCCTCTGTCAGATCCATCATGCCGTGATAGTCGGTATAAGCCTGGTAAAGTTCCATCAGTGTGAACTCAGGGTTATGTCTTGCGTCAACACCCTCGTTACGGAAAACTCTGCCGATCTCGTAAACTCTTTCAAGTCCGCCGACGATCAGTCTCTTGAGGTAGAGCTCGAGGGATATCCTCAGCTTAACGTCCTCATCAAGAGCGTTGTAGTGTGTCTCGAAAGGTCTGGCAGCAGCACCGCCTGCGTTGCTTACCAGCATGGGAGTCTCAACTTCCATGAATCCCCTTTCGTCCAGATATCTTCTGATAGTGGAAATGATCTTGGATCTCTTGATGAATGTATCCTTGACCTCGGGATTGC from Ruminococcus albus AD2013 includes:
- a CDS encoding tyrosine-type recombinase/integrase → MNDTVLDISFRKYSLYAIRRTAASNIYNTGAGIKLTADILGHDSIDSSTHYVKVDFESLRSLCCEWPEKEAAE
- a CDS encoding site-specific integrase gives rise to the protein MQDGYLRTNPSTNALRHIKQARNTENEKKRALTREEQDIFLNYLSRNGKYHQWYPIFYIMLNTGMRVGEITGLRWEDVDLDEGFISVNHMLVYYNHKENGCYFNIHTPKTRAGERTIPILNGVKEAFMQEEHFRHEAGIKCTAEIDGYTDFVFVNRFGNVHNQGTLNKAIRRISRDCNEEI
- the lysS gene encoding lysine--tRNA ligase, giving the protein MSEEIKNNAPEEEELTQEQVNEYKKIRMEKLKALQDEGADPFQITKYDVTASCEEAKALYEKAEAECIENILRNENIIITNVEEYKKMDIFTDQLNSELEENRVRVSIAGRIMSKRMMGKASFMDLRDKSGKIQLYVRLNEVGKESFDRYVKKGDIGDIVGVEGFVFRTRMGEISVHAESFTLLSKNLQPLPEKWHGLKDQDTRYRQRYTDLICNPEVKDTFIKRSKIISTIRRYLDERGFMEVETPMLVSNAGGAAARPFETHYNALDEDVKLRISLELYLKRLIVGGLERVYEIGRVFRNEGVDARHNPEFTLMELYQAYTDYHGMMDLTEDMFRHLAETVCGGTTIPYGEHEIDLGKPFERLTMIDAVKKYAGVDFNEIKTTEEAKALAKERHIEFEDRHKRGDILNLFFEEYVEEHLIQPTFIMDHPIEISPLTKKKPDAPDYVERFELFINGWEMCNAYSELNDPIDQRERFKAQEEALSSGDEEANRTDEDFLRALEIGMPPTGGIGYGIDRLVMLLTNSPAIRDVLLFPTMKSID